A window of the Bactrocera neohumeralis isolate Rockhampton unplaced genomic scaffold, APGP_CSIRO_Bneo_wtdbg2-racon-allhic-juicebox.fasta_v2 cluster09, whole genome shotgun sequence genome harbors these coding sequences:
- the LOC126764390 gene encoding uncharacterized protein LOC126764390 has protein sequence MSLDELKQQRTSTKKNITRIKNIIDASLRPGGKVLSVAEYKCRLGILESYFKQILSIQTDIERLDAEDGGRADLEELYITTKLIIQSQLAEDNNVSFSDTTCVVQSSSKLPPLKLPTFDGKYSNYQNFITSFKQIIDHEFNLTNIEKFNHLRNCLQGQALETVNAFQVTNENYPKALERLKVRYDNKTLIFLEGINSLFDLPAVMKPNGIQLRGLIDKASAIYGSLTSLGSDRQISQAMLIYLILQKSDEQTNKRWKESLDFRTLPSWEDFIAVLERHCQYLESLDNTHGSTSPAQGFNKHSTPKSRSQPKGYTFSCSTISCQFCFNNNHKIFNCERFKSLNITQRFDHAKKIGLCINCLSKGHQVANCSSSHRCKVCARQHHSLLHRGSPSGQPTTTQLFPTQEAAVHTHMNNSSLDNVILATAKIFVRDSSGSYRLGTALLDSCSQVNFITDDFSQRLLLPRNKQNLEIQSIGLSSTNIKFKTSTNIKSQVTGFELPLTFCITSHIAYQPDPEINISTWNIPTNIELADDEFHIPKKIDMLLGTETFFSLLSVGQIHLGSNLPILQKTLLGWIVSGRYNTGSNNISKPSCLFLANEPLDAKLEKLWKLEEVTTIPEPWTREQQICDHLYNATVSRRPCGRIVVKLPFKDDPTCLGESYTTALRRFNAQERRLAKSPQLTAQYVEFMNDYESLGHMSIVKNPNLSEPHYFIPHHCVLKPTSTTTKLRVVFDASCRTTSQKSLNDIQMKGLTTNGPLRYLNPFLENTEGFQILKVGGRLESADIPEERKHPMLLPSKCEFVVHYARHLHRKHYHAGPKALVALIRLQFWIVNARDLARRIVRSCTHCIRYKPKLMNQVMGQLPVERLTPSRPFARCGIDFCGPVNVYLRIRAPHFGGIWEAAVKSAKSHLNRTIKNARLTAEELTTVLVEIEAVLNSRPLTPLSSDPNDYEALTPGHFIIGGQKIISTNFKYDQSGFRNSQTSTTTQWLSSMKTTYHHKNGILEGL, from the exons ATGTCTTTGGACGaactaaaacaacaacgcaCCAGCACCAAGAAAAATATCACACGTATTAAAAATATCATCGATGCTAGCCTACGACCAGGTGGAAAGGTTCTTTCAGTGGCGGAATACAAATGTCGTTTAGGCATCCTGGAGTCATACTTCAAGCAGATTCTCTCAATTCAAACGGACATCGAAAGATTGGATGCTGAGGACGGAGGACGTGCTGACCTGGAAGAACTTTACATAACAACTAAATTGATTATCCAGTCGCAACTGGCAGAAGATAACAACGTTTCATTTTCGGATACAACTTGCGTGGTACAATCAAGTTCAAAACTTCCACCACTTAAGCTTCCTACGTTTGATGGCAAGTATTcgaattatcaaaattttattacctCGTTCAAACAAATAATTGATCACGAGttcaatttaacaaatattgaaaaattcaaccATTTACGAAATTGTCTCCAAGGTCAAGCCTTAGAAACTGTAAATGCGTTTCAGGTTACAAATGAAAACTACCCAAAGGCGTTAGAACGATTGAAGGTACGTTATGACAACAAAACACTAATTTTCTTGGAAGGAATAAATTCGCTATTTGATTTACCAGCAGTTATGAAACCAAATGGCATTCAGCTAAGAGGTTTGATTGATAAAGCTTCAGctatttatggttctttgacATCACTGGGTAGTGACAGGCAAATTTCTCAAGCAATGCTAATTTATCTAATATTGCAGAAGTCTGATGAACAGACCAACAAAAGGTGGAAGGAGTCGCTAGATTTCAGAACTCTGCCGTCATGGGAAGATTTCATCGCAGTTTTGGAAAGACACTGTCAATATCTGGAGTCACTCGACAACACGCATGGTAGTACTTCGCCAGCTCAAGGTTTTAACAAACACTCCACTCCGAAATCAAGGAGTCAACCAAAAGGTTACACATTTTCCTGCTCTACCATATCGTGCCAATTCTGTTTTAACAACAACCACAAGATTTTTAATTGTGAACGGTTTAAGTCGCTAAACATAACTCAACGTTTCGATCATGCAAAGAAAATTGGACTTTGCATCAATTGCTTATCCAAGGGACATCAAGTAGCCAATTGTTCATCATCGCACAGGTGCAAGGTTTGTGCACGACAACACCATAGTTTACTTCATCGCGGTTCACCTTCAGGCCAACCAACAACTACTCAACTATTTCCTACACAGGAGGCAgccgtacatacacatatgaataaTTCATCGTTGGATAATGTAATCCTTGCAACAGCAAAAATTTTCGTTCGTGATTCATCGGGGAGCTATAGATTGGGTACAGCGCTGCTAGATTCCTGTTCGCAAGTCAATTTCATCACAGATGATTTTTCGCAAAGGTTGCTGCTGCcaagaaacaaacaaaacttAGAAATTCAAAGCATTGGTTTGTcatcaacaaatattaaattcaaaacttCAACTAACATCAAGTCGCAAGTCACCGGTTTCGAGCTTCCATTAACTTTTTGTATTACATCGCATATTGCTTATCAACCAGATCCGGAAATCAACATTTCAACATGGAATATTCCAACCAACATAGAACTCGCTGATGATGAATTTCATATACCAAAGAAAATTGACATGTTGCTGGGTACGGAAACGTTCTTCAGTCTGCTATCTGTTGGTCAAATCCATCTTGGGTCTAATTTACCCATCTTGCAAAAAACGCTCTTAGGCTGGATCGTTTCGGGACGCTATAATACCGGCAGTAACAATATATCTAAACcatcttgtttatttttagccAATGAACCTTTAGATGCCAAATTGGAAAAGTTGTGGAAATTGGAAGAAGTTACTACCATCCCAGAGCCTTGGACTCGTGAACAACAGATTTGCGATCATTTATACAATGCAACCGTGTCAAGAAGACCTTGCGGCAGAATAGTTGTCAAACTCCCTTTCAAGGATGATCCGACGTGCTTGGGCGAGTCATACACTACGGCATTGCGACGATTCAATGCACAAGAACGTCGATTAGCCAAATCTCCACAATTGACAGCACAGTACGTTGAATTTATGAACGATTACGAGAGCCTGGGTCATATGAGCATTGTAAAGAATCCGAATCTGAGCGAACCGCATTATTTTATACCACATCATTGCGTTCTTAAGCcaacaagtacaacaacaaagcttaGAGTCGTATTTGACGCCTCCTGTCGAACTACGTCCCAAAAATCACTAAACGATATTCAGATG AAAGGTCTCACGACAAATGGCCCATTGCGTTATTTAAATCCGTTTTTAGAAAATACCGAAGGATTCCAAATACTCAAAGTTGGAGGTCGATTGGAATCAGCAGATATTCCAGAAGAAAGGAAACACCCAATGCTGTTGCCAAGCAAATGCGAATTCGTTGTGCATTACGCTCGCCACCTACATCGGAAACACTACCATGCAGGACCAAAGGCACTCGTAGCACTAATAAGACTTCAGTTTTGGATAGTCAATGCACGCGATTTAGCAAGACGTATCGTCAGATCGTGCACACATTGTATACGTTACAAGCCAAAGCTGATGAATCAGGTAATGGGGCAGTTACCTGTCGAGCGATTGACTCCATCTCGCCCCTTTGCGCGTTGCGGTATTGACTTCTGCGGACCAGTCAACGTATACTTGCGTATTCGAG CACCTCATTTCGGCGGTATTTGGGAGGCCGCAGTCAAATCGGCTAAGAGTCATCTCAACCGTACCATCAAAAATGCAAGACTTACCGCTGAGGAACTAACAACAGTGCTGGTGGAGATAGAAGCTGTGTTAAATTCTCGGCCACTAACACCATTGTCATCGGATCCAAACGATTATGAAGCATTAACTCCGGGGCATTTTATTATTG GTGGTCAAAAGATTATATCAACGAACTTCAAATACGATCAAAGTGGTTTTCGGAACAGccaaacatcaacaacaactcaATGGTTATCATCCATGAAGACAACTTACCACCACAAAAATGGCATATTGGAAGGGTTATAA